In the Bombus fervidus isolate BK054 chromosome 13, iyBomFerv1, whole genome shotgun sequence genome, taattgtcattggtttgtattgtgacagtggttgcttgtaggtgttcttgatttgtttgactatgtaagtgatgcttgatgtcattttttattattactgcagttcctccatgtgctttacctgagggatgtttggtatcgtatatggtgtagtacggtattttcatgtagttttttagggtgaaatgtgtttctgagacaagtagtatatcaatattatttttatacaaaaatattttagtttcgtgggctcgctgttgcaagccattggagttccagactgctattttcaaaatgtccatctctattttttacttagcaagttagtgagtagttgtaacatgattgttgtttgttgtgcttgttgtcttagtattgtgtttagatcacttaccatttttcctaacatttccatacctttaatggattgtttgagcatttctttgatgtctgtaacgtcttcgatgttattgttttcattctgattgattgcaagcgttggtttgctaatgtttttagttacttgtgcgtagcttcgtttaccttggggatctatgtttctgcttatagcgtttagttcctgttgtgctttcaatgttgtttcgttatccgttatactttgttgtggttgatggtcattgtgtgatctgttgcgaagtggaggaaacagtttacgttgtatttgtttccttatttcacatcctttgtagctggctgggtggtttccgttacaattatagcatttaacttgttctatttttcctgtgtatgggcagtgtattgttaggtgattttttgcacatttaacacatgccgggcttctgttgcaataattttttgtgtgtccgtattgttgacaccgcatgcattgtggtatatcttttttgtagcgtggtggttccactgttacaattgtatttagtatttttttgatttcatagatttccttgttattggttctgggttccagttctattaagaatagtggcaatggttgcttcgtatcgtatcttgtcatattgtttattgctcttgtttcatggccaatttttcctaattcttcacttaatttttttgtgttagtttttggatgtaaacctcttataactattttatagctcctttctgttttgagttggtacgtgtggtatatagcatttttttcctttagttcatttatcactttcctataaacttctggggtgtttgtttgaatttttacttgttctaattttgtttgttttattgtgtagttatccttcccgactacattgtttagtcgatcaataagcgggtctattatttgggcctcaacaaatattggtggtggttttgatatgtaaggtgttttagttgtggttttgcttgtcgggtcattgtctatttcttccgttagtgagctgaaggagtttcttaaaggtaattcttgcagccatcgctgctttcctgtatctgggtttcctgcagcatttgtgtctggaattattttacgttttttgctagtctttgctagcttccagttttcgtcctggtaacttattttgttctcgtgtctgcactcctcctgtctccgctgctcttccatttcttctatttccatatcattttggttgttattattttgctgttgttgctgtaagcctggtaaatctgatgacccttttatgtaatatttttctccattggttgcaatcttgatcgttgatatctgctgttgcattgtttgtcactatcactattcgtagcacttctctgaatcacttgactggagcacacgtttgcctacgcacatctgttcgcctcggttgcccgagcgagacttGTTGACTGTTCTGACGACGAAAATGAACTACCCTGACaatgacgatgctgtgtcagaggagagctaggaaagggtgtgtttagcgcacgggatcatcggatttgttcatgacagtttttggccaggaaagtgagggtaatagacattgtttctactggctattacgattgttggtggactaggaggggccttaccgccctcgatagaaggttggtggtgggaagcatcgcacgtgtggaaaaaactaattttaaagtgttttccggacacaaaccagagatcttagaaaacgctttcgtagaaaagatctGTTCGATCTGAATGACtttagttggaattttctaagatttatggtcggtccttgagattcttaagggtacgcaataaggatgtgcagacATAAGGTTGCCATCCCGTTCGCGATGCGAAGCccggtccaggtagagagtcagCCGACGTAACAGAAATCTAGAGGTAAACATAGAAAAAACTAAAATACTGATATTTCAGAAAATAGAGACGAAGAACAAGAGTAAGGAATTTAAGTATAGAGATTGTAAATTTGAGATAATAAAAGAACTATATCTATTTGGGAGTACTTTTTTAGTACATCGGGGTTGTTTAGTCAGACATTTAACTGCTTTGTAAGTAAAGGTAAAATAGCTTTAAGTATGATACGGAAACTGATGGTAGGAGCGACAATGGGAGATTTCGTACTCTCTGACACTATAGTGGCAGTTACAGTGGTATGTGGTGCATGTGATATTTGAGAAATTGGGCAAGGTGCAACGATTGAGAAAATCCGGTCTTGTTGTTTTGCACAATAGCCATGTTCTATTTCAGCGATGCGTACCACTAAAACAGTACATAACAGAAAACATTCAAGCGACCAATCCGGTCGATGACGACCAAGCTGAATTGATCGGTACAAAAATTGGTTGTAACTCGTTTTTTTCCTAGTTAGACTGCGatatcattgaaattttatgagTACTGATAGTGGGTGGGTTCCTTGGTTAATTATCTTTacgtgaaaatttcaatattatggagtgttaaaattttaataaaccgTTTGCATGgatctaaaaataaaacggGGCAACGTCATACtctaattgttaaaaaaaaaaagaaaaaaaaatagataaatctTTTCAACTTCTGatttgaaatactttcgaccgactatttatttcattgtaaataataCTTATCGCTGGTTCAACTGTTTTTCTTTCCACTTCGATTAGATAGGATTGTTATCGGTAATAAAGTTAACCCTGTACCCAATGCGATGTATGAAAACAGCTTTCACATAGAGGTTTCAATCTATTGTGACTTATtgcattttatacaatattatatcattctttcttctttaccTATCATCTTTcatcaaatatttctatttgaaaCTGAAATTAACATTGTTTGGTTCCAGAAGTTGTGTTCCGTACAATATACTCCACTTATAGAAAAAAACTTGTAATCCCTCGCGAGCATTCAGTTTGTTTAAACTATCGaatgcgaaaaaaaaaaacaattttgatataaaaaatttctttccaaaGAAGCATcagataagaaaaaataaattgatacaCGGTGCATGATAATATTCGAGTACCTAACTATCTTCTCGTTATCGTTAATACTTATTCGAAACGAACTTATCTTTTATTaactaaatgaaagaaatttaataaacagaTAATCGAGGCATACATGTAAAGAGATAATCGATAACGTCGCGTTTTATAAATAGTCGACCGTGTTTCTCTTGGTTCAGTAATCCATCATGTTTCGATTAACGATTGCAACGTGTTCCTTACTGTTCGCCCTAAGCGCGGGAGTAGATGTGGAttggtataaaaatatcatcgtGTACCAAGTCTACCCGAGGAGTTTCAAAGACAGCAACGGAGATGGTATCGGTGACCTGAATGGTATTACCAGCAAACTAGAGCACATTAAGGACATTGGTGCTAAGGTCGTCTGGCTATCGCCAATCTACAAGAGTCCACAAGTTGATTTCGGTTACGACATCTCCAACTTTACAGACATTGATCCAGATTATGGAACTTTAGCGGATTTCGACAAATTGGTAACTAAGGCTAAGTCCCTCGGGCTCAAAGTGATCATGGACTTCGTGCCTAATCATAGCTCTAACGACCATCCCTGGTTCAAAAAGAGTATTCAAAGGATCAAGCCGTACGATGAATACTACGTCTGGCACGATGGCAGAATCGTAAATGGTACCAGACTGCCGCCAAATAACTGGCTGAGCAACTTTCAGGGATCGGCTTGGCAGTGGAACGACGTCCGCAAGCAGTACTACCTACATCAGTTTGCTGCAGGTCAGCCAGATTTGAATTATCGCAGTCAGGCTTTAGATCAGGAAATGAAAAACGTGTTGACTTTCTGGATGAATCGCGGGGTCGAAGGTTTCCGCATTGACGCTATCAATCATATGTTTGAGGACGCTAAATTCCGGGACGAGCCGAGCGCAAACGCGACCGATGTCCCTAAAGACGATTACGATAGCCTGGTGCATATTTATACGAAAGATCAGAATGAGACTTACGAGACGCTTCGGAGCTGGAGGCAACTGATGGATGAATACTCCAACCGTACTCGATCCGATCCAAAGTTGATTCTCACGGAAGCGTACACCACTCATGACCTAACTACTCAATTCTACAATGCTGGCTCCAATGTTCCCTTCAACTTTATGTTTATCAGAGAGCTGAACAACGAATCTACCGCAATGGACTTTAAAAATCTGATAGACAGGTGGGTCAATACCGTGCCTCAAGGTAGCGTGCCGAACTGGGTCGTGGGCAACCACGATAATCATCGTGTGGCCTCGAGATTCGGAAGTCGACGAGCTGATGAGATTACCGAAATGGCGCTACTCCTACCTGGCATAGCAGTTGTTTACAACGGTGATGAAATCGGAATGATAGACAGACAATTTACGTACGCCGAGACTGTCGATCCAGCTGGTTGCAACGCTGGTCCCGCCAGATACTTTCTGAAATCCAGAGATCCCGAAAGAACACCGTACCAATGGGACAACAGCACCAGCGCTGGATTCTCCACCAGTGCGAAAACCTGGCTGCCCGTGCATCCAAATTACAAGACCCTGAACCTGGAAGCTCAGAAGGAGCTATATTACTCTCACTACCAGGTATTTAAAAGTGTGATGAGCGTGAAAAGGCGACCAGTGATCGCACACGGTTCCTTAAACGTTGACGTTTACGACCAAAGGGTTTTGAGTATTACTCGCACTCTAGGAAATGACACTGTAATTGTTATGTTTAATTTTGCCAATGTACCTGTCACCGTAAATGCTAGAGCTGTCTTGCCACTTTCTCCTACTCTGATAGTTCATACCGTCAGCGTTGGTCCCAATCTTCGTCCAGGTACCACCGTCTTCACAAATTCAATAACTATTCCTGGATCTGCTACTGTCATGTATACTACACCTAATATATTTTGGTCAAAGGATGAGTATGTTTGATTTGCATTTCTTTACACGGTTTTAGCATTGCTGAAGAGTCAGTGCAGTGTTATTAGTGTAGAAGCGATCTAACTTCAATAAAtcttattatatcttataatctaaattttatggttttaattttataattgtataatttcctTTATCcttcttttaaatttacttcGGTGTTTTCTTCTAGTGATTTTTTCGTTTCTAAGTAGAATTATTTGTCGATAGTTCACTATTCAAAGTAGATAATAAACTTTCGACGCTTTCGTGCAGctcttatgaaaatataaggATCCTCCGGAGGCACAAGTAGTGAacttctataattattttcgcCAGAAATGGCAAAACTGCGCTGATATTAAATGCAAAATCCTGTTCATACGATCACTGTTGTTTAAAACAAAGTGAACGtttgttcgattaaaaaactTAATCTCTAcatatgtatgaaatattgaGATGCGCGATTTTTTACCACGtatctaataaatattctaataaataaatcaacgAGTACATGTTAAAAGCGCGACAAATTACTTTGGTTTCGGGTTATTATTCAGCtgaattgcaaatttatttgaatttcaaatgaCCACGctcgttaaagaaaaatgtagcGACACAAATTTAGACTTGCTCGCGAGCTCtgattgaaaataattgattAGAAACGTAGCTGGTCGCGAATGTTTCCAATCGAATTTTCTACATCGTGAATTATAGAAGAATCGAATGCGATTAAAATAGACTTTCcctattctatttcttttacagaTTTCCTCAGATATGAAGAAAAAGCATTATGGCATTGTCCATTTACGGATTTAATGTGATTGAATTATTTGCCACAGAAGAACTCGTTCATGAATTTTCGAatgttcataaaataattagtgatattgaatatatttttaagccATAATGTCCGTGGTAAAGGACTATCACAGTAGAAATCGGTAGAAATCACTTTTGGTAATCATTATCTCCGAATGTTTCTCCCTTTAAACGTTCGTGCACTTTTAAATCTTACCTTTTTACGTAGTTAGTAATTCCATCAAGCTGATAGCTGTAAAAAGAAAGTAGAGAGCATTATTTAATCGTTCTCTGGAAAACATAGCGAGCGACAGGGAGTGGATGTGAGATCCGGTGAGAGGCAGCGTACAATCGGAGGTTGCATACACATACAAGCGCCTGTAGGCAACCTCCAGTGTACAGCATCGCGGCACCAATCACGTTGAATGCACATTGTTCAGTTTATCCTCCTGTATCttgttatcattatttctcttcctcttttagACATCGCCCATACATTTGGAAGAGATGCACCCTCAGAAATTATATGTCGCAATCATCGTAGCGTGATTCTATACCTCTGAATCGGTatagatttgaaatttaagGTCAAACTTGGTCGCATCGTATTCTACTCGTTACGAGGACCACTTTTATCAAGAGTACTATGGGTGGAAattcaatctttttttttaataatgatGTTAACGTTCCAATAGTTCTTGCAACTATTTTACTTATGATATGAATATATTcacaaagaaaatatacaatataaatattatgttattgaCTATAATATGAGCATTATAATATGAGTTGATAAAACAGGAAAAAGCTACGCAATAGCTCAGGAAATAATAGAGGGTCACTATTAAATAGAAAGTCCAGATTGATGCGATTGGCTAGACCAACGATTTGGTGACCAAGAGGTAACACTGCGCATTCTCGTATCAACgagaaagtaaaatttcattactgTGTGTGAGGGTAAATTAAGACGGAAACTATTAACTATTTTGCGTCGTATATCGTTCAAATGTAAGTAATTTGCATCATAACACTAGGCGGCTGATGATGCGGATATTAACAACAGAACAATATATCACTACTGAAGTATTCTTTACGAGCTGCAGTGAGTTATCAGAAACACGGCACAGCCATTGAATTATGAAATCACATTATAAAGCACATCAAAGATAAAATAGATGCAAAAGCTAAATTGAATAGATGAGAAGCtattaaaagttaaattttCAAGTGAACTCCGTTTCATGAACTCCGGTTCCATGCAagtatacaaaaatttgaattccAGGGTCAATTTTGCGGCACCCTTTTCAGTCAGTCATTGCTGACATTCCATCGTTCATACAGCAatctgtattaaatattttgacagTGAACATCCTGCAAGTACTATCTTACTTGTTACGCGGTAACTCATCAAGACTCTTAATTAAATCTTTCAGTGCCTATTTCCTTCCTTCCATTTCACGAACTCTGAATTTTCGTGGAGACCTTACACTGTTTCAAAAGATTTCCCTGCGATGGAATTCTCCTTCactattttccttttccttttttgctTTGCCTTTAATTACATCGCTcaaaggaggaaaagaaaaaggagaacgtTGCACGGAGAAGAGTTCCGTGCGTTTCACAAAAATCACGTGAAAATCATGCGTACAACTCGTTTGTgctttaattaattcgttaGGAAAGACAATCGTATTTCAAGAGCGATGTTGTCATAATCCACGGCTATGGTTATCAGACGATGAATGTCGATTGGTTAAGAGAGGCTGCATTATCAAAAATCGAGATACATAATAAGCGAACTTAACTTAAATACAATCAAACTCACCCCTGTTCGACGCGggaattctattctattctgaCAATCCTTGTCTGGTTAAACGAACCTCGTTGTCCGATGCATAGCCGGTATACAGTATATGGTACGTTAACGTAACACATAACCTCAAAATATCCTTTACGCTCTAACTactaaaacaaatatttccttttttaacaaattcttaaaatattaaaatttacaattaatactTTCATActcgatatacgatatactatacGCAATATACAACAAACGATAAATGTACTTCCCTTCGATAAAACGATATCGGAAAAGCGAATAAAGTAGTCTTATTGTCACGGCTCGTGCAGAGCACCGTGAAAGAAATGCGTCGTACATCGCGAATTACGCGAGCCTCAACTCTAGgcaaatggaattaaaaacaCAAAACTTAAGGGAAATAAGAAATATGGCACGTACAAATACTTTAATATCGTAACAAATCAATAAACAAGTACACAACATTATTattgaacaaaattaaaatctaagaatatagaaatagaaacaaGGAACAATAAGATGTCTACTGATACGCACTGCATTGCGCGTGCCCTCCCACCACAATACACAGTGCAATAAGCAGATAATAGAAGCTGAGATACTGCGATCCTCTCACACAGCATTTGCAGCGGCAAACAAACTGATACGCGCCAAAGTATGAAGTATCGGCGTCAACAAGGTGACCATGTGTTTAGCGGAGTACGACCTGCCATCAGCAGAAACTAATACTGCACGAAGAATGTAGCAACAAGGACTTTTAAAAAAGGGCAACTTCAATAATAATTCCACGAAAACTACATCAACTGAAACATTAACATTTCTGAAAGGACACCAGTAGAACCAAAGATTCTAGCGTCCGCAGAAGAAATCACGTACCAAAACTTTGCGCTATCATGGAATAATCCGTCATGTGACATTTAGACATGATAGTCTCATCATACAAAGTGTAACCATTTAGAGACAGGgagttcaataaaaattttgtaacagTTCAGTAAAAATTGTCAAAGAGTAGTTCAATCAATTGGTTTTTAGTTAAAAATCAGTCAGTTAAAGTCGGTTTTTAGTTACTGTTCAGTCATTCAGTTTACTTATAAAGTCTAATCCAGTCAGTCGATGTTTTGTTGAGAAAGTCTTACAGTCCACTTCAAAATTTGAAAGAGTTCAGTTGAGTTAAAAATTCAAGCAGTTCCGTTAAAATTCATAAGAGTccaattgaaattttgtcaaaCCGCAATTCAGGTAAAAGTTTATTAAGAGTTCAGTTGTTCAGTTGTTAATTCAGTCTTCCAACAATTATGCTAACTCAGTACGATATTCCACGAGTGCGATCGACCATACGCATAAACAAGGTGAAAAGTTAAACATTGTAACATTTTCTTTCCCGATTTCGGACTTGTACCACTTCATGTATGACTGACATGTACGacttcaataaaattattcattgaatattattgtCAACAATTAAGCCGAtatcagaaatatttatttattccaagAAAACTTTAGTCCTTCCCGTGCTAGTACTCTTGCACATAGCGGGTAAGCTGAAacgtggaattttatttaccaGTTGCATTCATACGCTAGTTAACGCTATCTATACGGTTACATTAACGGATTAAAACATCAAAGATACAACAGTTTGGAAATTCAAAATAGTGCTGCGCTCTAGAAGAGTGCGACAAGTTTTTGAATCGATTCGGTTGTTGCGGAAGTAATTAGAGCACAACCTCCTGGGATATTTGGAATAGTGTCGCGATCTAGAAGAATACGAGAAGTTTCTGAAATCATTCCATTCAGTCGTTTGccttatttcaaaaataacaaatgaaaGTCGAATTAATCCATATAGTTAATAACTATTTGTTGCAAATATGGTGGTGACAGCAACCACCGTTTTGACATAAATATAACTCGAGAAATCTAAAATTCGACATCTAAAGTAACACATAACGGTTACGAATATTGAAGATCAAGACCAGATCGTAACACCtacattttattgttttatgtcTTCTTAACCAGTTAGCGGGCGGTTGCGACCTCTTTGAAAGGTGTATACCTAAAATGTATCGTAAAAAGTAAGCGATGACGAAACACTGAGTATCTGTGGCtgttataatatagaattaagttgtaATGAAatgactgttttattttttgattttattaCTGCAATTTACTGCAATTGCTAAATTGCAATCTAATCAACAAATTATAACTactttttacgtataacgagtATACTGGCCATAACacaaaatattgccatttctttATGACAAGTATACTCATCAAAGCTAACTGGTTAAAAACGCTCAAGAAgatgtatttctattattaacagttaagaacaattatttttacaggTTTAAAAAGTTCGGTTTTGTAAGAATTAAGATTCAATTGCAATTGTTTCactttatatatgtacttcATTGTCTtgctttaaaccgcaattcttaATCAgcttttattctattatttattatgacaATTACGGAACGGAGTACTTTCACTGGTGCGTTTCCAAGGATTCAGTGATTGATTCCATCGGTGGGAATGTCGATGGAGTATATTGGTTTTCCCGATCGGGAATATATTCGGCTCAAATCCAATTACTCTGAATATCGACGAAtcacaaatatttatgacaTCAGACCGAATTAAACGAGCATTTGAAGAGTGAGGCGACGATAAAATACGTTTCTGAAGAAACGCGCGAAGAATTAATATTCTTGCCGCGAATGAAGTTCCCACTTTTACGTTAGACCAGCGCGGTAGCCAATTCGATTATCTGCACCGCACAGCCGTCGGTGCGCA is a window encoding:
- the LOC139993467 gene encoding maltase 2-like — encoded protein: MFRLTIATCSLLFALSAGVDVDWYKNIIVYQVYPRSFKDSNGDGIGDLNGITSKLEHIKDIGAKVVWLSPIYKSPQVDFGYDISNFTDIDPDYGTLADFDKLVTKAKSLGLKVIMDFVPNHSSNDHPWFKKSIQRIKPYDEYYVWHDGRIVNGTRLPPNNWLSNFQGSAWQWNDVRKQYYLHQFAAGQPDLNYRSQALDQEMKNVLTFWMNRGVEGFRIDAINHMFEDAKFRDEPSANATDVPKDDYDSLVHIYTKDQNETYETLRSWRQLMDEYSNRTRSDPKLILTEAYTTHDLTTQFYNAGSNVPFNFMFIRELNNESTAMDFKNLIDRWVNTVPQGSVPNWVVGNHDNHRVASRFGSRRADEITEMALLLPGIAVVYNGDEIGMIDRQFTYAETVDPAGCNAGPARYFLKSRDPERTPYQWDNSTSAGFSTSAKTWLPVHPNYKTLNLEAQKELYYSHYQVFKSVMSVKRRPVIAHGSLNVDVYDQRVLSITRTLGNDTVIVMFNFANVPVTVNARAVLPLSPTLIVHTVSVGPNLRPGTTVFTNSITIPGSATVMYTTPNIFWSKDEYV